The DNA window CGATGGCGTGTTGACGCCGGCCGCGAGCGTCGGGGTGGCACAGACCACCTTCACCAGCCGGTCCTGGAACGCCTGCTCGACGAGTTCCCGATGCCCGCGAGCCAGTCCCGCGTGGTGGAAGGCGGCACCGTCTTCGACGGCGTCGGCCAGGTCGTCGCTGGTCTCCGTGTCGCTCACGTCCCGGATTTCGGCGGCGATACCTTCGAGCTGGGCCTGCTCGTCGGCGCTGAGGTGCGGTCGGACGGTACTCCCCAGCCGCCCGGCGGCGGCCTCGGCGTTGCGACGGGAGTTGACGAACACGAGCGTCGAGCCGCCCTCCTCCGTGACCTCGCCGTCCTCGTCGTGGTCGTCCTGCAGCGTGTCCCGGACGATGGCGGCCGTAGGCTTCTCGTTGTTCTGTACGGCGAGGCGGTGCTGGCTCCCGTCTTCCAGATGGAGGGCCTGCCCGTAGTGGACCCCCTTCTGGAGTTCGATAGGCCGCCAGTCCGAGTCGACGAGTTCGGCGTCGAGCCAGTCGGCGAGTTCGCCGGCGTTGCCGATGGTTGCCGACAGCGCCACCGTCTGCAGGTCGGGGTTGAGCCGCCGGAGTTTGGCCAGCGTCACTTCCAGGGTCGGGCCGCGCTGGCCGTCGTCGACCAGGTGCACCTCGTCGCTGACGACGCAGGTCAGGTCCTCCAGCCACGGGGCGTCGTTTCGCACGAGCGAGTCGACCTTCTCGCTGGTGGCGACGACGATGTCCTTGTCGCCCAGCCAGCCGCCGTCGGACTCGTAGTTGCCCGTCGAAACGCCTACCGAGAGCCCGTACTGCTCGAACTGTTCGAATTCGGCTTGCTTCTCGCTGGCCAGCGCTCTGAGGGGCACGATGTAGAGGGCCTTGCCACCGCGAGCGACGGCCGACAGCATCGCCAGTTCGGCCACGAGGGTCTTCCCGCTCGCCGTGGGGATGGCCGCGACGATGTTCTGCCCCTCGGTCACACCCGCCTCGACGGCCTCGCCCTGTGGGGGGTACAGCTGCTCGATGCCGTCCTCGCGTAAGTGGTCGGGGAGCCAGTCGGGCACGCCCGGCAGGTCCGCAACGTCCATTACCGCGTCGTTCGACCGGCCACGGATTTAAACGTTCGTTCGCGGCCGTGTCGGGGCAAAGAATACACCTGTGGCTGGACGAAACAAACTAGTAAATGACGGACACGCTGCTGGCGATAACAGCACGGGTGGCCGGAACCTGGGACACGGATGGGGTGACCGTCACCGTCGACGAGCCGGCAGCCGAGACGCTCACCTTCGGTCGTCTGCACGGCGTCTTCGAGTCGCAGCTGGACGCTGCCGAGGCGCTGTCACTGTCCTCGGCGGAGCTATCCGGGGTGCTCGCGAACGCCGGCAGGCCAGCGACCGACATCCAAGATGTCGTCAGGAAAGCCCACGCGGCCGTGACCGACGCTGCGCCGGAGGCCGAGCCACTGGCCCGGCGGGCCGCGGTCATCCGGGCGCTCGGGGCGGTCTGTGAGACGATGGCCCGGACGGCCGACGACGCGTTTCTCGAAGAGGTGGCGACGCTGACCCACACCGACCCCCTCGACCCGGCGGGGTTCCGGGAGTCGGCCGCGTTTCTGGCCGCCTGCCTCGACGCCGCCGTCACCGAGCCGGGGCTGTCGCTCCCACACGAGCGTGACACCTCACAGCGGTTCCACGGAGCGTACCACGCCGACCGCGGCGACGACGAACGCGCCCGCGAGGCGTTCGAGGACGCTATCGAGGAACTCGGTTCCGACCCGCTCGCACACCTCTGGTACGCCCGGTTCCACGACCGCCGCGGTTCGCCGGGACTCGCGCAAGCCTACTTCGAGTCGGGGTTCGAACTGCACGCAGAGGGGTTCGGCTTCTCGACACTCGACCCGCTGGTCCCCGCGCTCGTTCGGTTCGTCGAGCTGCTGGACGCGGCCGGCGAGGACGCCGCCGCAGTCCGCTGGTGTGAGTACGCGCTGGACCGCACGGACGCCGTCTCGGCGCACACGGCGGCGCTCGACCGACTGGCGACGCGCGTCGAGACGGGGACGCTCCCGCCGGCCAGTGACGACGACGGGCCGTTCGACGCACCCGATGCGGCACCGCCCACCGTCGACGCGGACGACTGGGCTGGGTTGTTCGAGCGGCGGGTAGTGGCGGCGCTCGAACGTGACGCCGGCGACGTCACCGACTCCGACGAACTCGCCGCGGTGGGTGACCAGTACCGAACAGTCGGGCTCCGTGCGATGGCCCGGGCGTACTACGAGCGCGCGCTGGAGCTGGCGCCCGACCACGCCGGCGCCCACTTCGGCCTGGGAATGCTGGCCTACAGGGCCGACGACCCCGACGAGGCGACGGCGCTGGACCGCTTCGAGCGGGCCATCGACGCCGCGCCCTCGTCGGTACAGTACCGGCGCCGCTACGCCGCTGCGCTCGCCTACTTCGGGGACAGCGAGGCCGCACAGCGGGCCTTCGGGGCCGCACTGGCGCCGGCGCCCCGGGACGCGTTGACGAACTGCTGGCTCGGAAACTACTGCGCCGACTGGGGCGCAGACGCGGCCGCTCGCCGACATCTGGAAACAGGTCTGCCCGCCGCCGCCGACAGACCCGACGAGTTCGGGCGCGGCTGGCTCCTCGACTGTACCGCCACGCTGGTCGACATCTGTGAACGCGACGGCGACACCGACGCGGTCCGGGAGTGGTGTCGCCGCGGTCTCGACCTGTGTGACAGCGACTCGTTGCCGATCACCGACGCCCAGGAGAGCATCGAGGAGACGCTCGACCGGTACGCCGACTCGGTCCCGACGGCGGGGAACCGCCGCGACGGGTCGAAGTACGACCACTACTGGCTGCTCAGCGTCACCGGACGGGACGCGAACGTCATCGTCAGCGTCGACGGCGACGAGCTGAACGCTACCACGAACGGAGCGTCCTTCTCGATGAGTCTGCCGCTGAACGACGCCGTCGGCGAGCCGCCCTACGACATCGAGGTGACGGTGTTGCGGGCCGAAGTCGAGGACGCCGACGGGACGCGTACACTGAGCGGGCCGGACGAGGCCAGTGTCGACGTTCGCCTCAAACGCTACGCCGCCGGTGAGATAGCGAGCACTCACGCCGCCGACGTCGATGCTTCGGCGTCCTACGAGAGCGGCGAGGAGCTGCCGGCGACGGTCCGGCTCGAGTTCGACCCCGAGCGCTGCGACGGACCGGCGTAACCACTGCCCGGTCCGCGTCGGCGAGTGGCGGCACCACTGTATGCCCGAATCGTTTTTATGTTTGCTTGGTCTCCCGGAGATATGGATACCACCGCCGGCGATACGGATTCGTCGTCGGGTTCGACCCGCGTCCTCCTCGTCGACGACCAGGCCGACCTCGCGGAGGTCACCGGGCTCCACCTCGAGAACCGGCGCGAGGACTTCGACGTGACACTGGCCAGCGACGGCGAGACAGCACTCGCCGCCCTCGCGGAGACGGCCGTCGACTGTGTCGTCAGCGACTACGAGATGCCCGAGATGGACGGACTGGAGTTGCTGCGTGCGGTCAAAGACCGCGAACCGTCGCTCCCCTTCATCCTCTATACCGGCCGCGGGAGCGAGGAGATAGCCAGCGAGGCCATCAGCGCCGGCGTCACCGACTACCTCCAGAAGCGGACGACCAGCGACCAGTACGACGTGCTGGCAAACCGCATCGAGAACGCCGTCGCCCGCCGGCGCTCAGAGCTGGCCCGCGAGGAGTCGGAAGGGCGCTACCGAACGCTGGTCGAGGCCTCGCCCCACGCCATCCTCGTCCACTACGGCGAAGAGATCGTCTACGTCAACGACACCATGGTCCGGATGTTCGGCTTCGAGAGCCACTCACAGGCCCACGGCACCGAGGCCATGTCGTACGTCCACCCGGACGACCGCGACGCCGTCCGTGAGCGGATGCATCGGGTGCTCGACGGCCGCGAGGAGTCCGACTGGATCGCCTGGCGACTCCTGCGGGACGACGGCCAGATACGCGAGGTCGAGAGCCGCGGGACGCCAGTGGTCTACGACGGCCAGAACGCCGTCCAGGTCGTCGTTCGGGACCTGACCGAGCAACGTCGCCGCGAGCGCCAGCTCGCCGCGCTCAACGGCGC is part of the Haloarcula salinisoli genome and encodes:
- a CDS encoding tetratricopeptide repeat protein, producing MTDTLLAITARVAGTWDTDGVTVTVDEPAAETLTFGRLHGVFESQLDAAEALSLSSAELSGVLANAGRPATDIQDVVRKAHAAVTDAAPEAEPLARRAAVIRALGAVCETMARTADDAFLEEVATLTHTDPLDPAGFRESAAFLAACLDAAVTEPGLSLPHERDTSQRFHGAYHADRGDDERAREAFEDAIEELGSDPLAHLWYARFHDRRGSPGLAQAYFESGFELHAEGFGFSTLDPLVPALVRFVELLDAAGEDAAAVRWCEYALDRTDAVSAHTAALDRLATRVETGTLPPASDDDGPFDAPDAAPPTVDADDWAGLFERRVVAALERDAGDVTDSDELAAVGDQYRTVGLRAMARAYYERALELAPDHAGAHFGLGMLAYRADDPDEATALDRFERAIDAAPSSVQYRRRYAAALAYFGDSEAAQRAFGAALAPAPRDALTNCWLGNYCADWGADAAARRHLETGLPAAADRPDEFGRGWLLDCTATLVDICERDGDTDAVREWCRRGLDLCDSDSLPITDAQESIEETLDRYADSVPTAGNRRDGSKYDHYWLLSVTGRDANVIVSVDGDELNATTNGASFSMSLPLNDAVGEPPYDIEVTVLRAEVEDADGTRTLSGPDEASVDVRLKRYAAGEIASTHAADVDASASYESGEELPATVRLEFDPERCDGPA
- a CDS encoding response regulator, with amino-acid sequence MDTTAGDTDSSSGSTRVLLVDDQADLAEVTGLHLENRREDFDVTLASDGETALAALAETAVDCVVSDYEMPEMDGLELLRAVKDREPSLPFILYTGRGSEEIASEAISAGVTDYLQKRTTSDQYDVLANRIENAVARRRSELAREESEGRYRTLVEASPHAILVHYGEEIVYVNDTMVRMFGFESHSQAHGTEAMSYVHPDDRDAVRERMHRVLDGREESDWIAWRLLRDDGQIREVESRGTPVVYDGQNAVQVVVRDLTEQRRRERQLAALNGAIRELAAADTRPAVAETAVDSVVTLLSDPTVAVFEDVAGSLLELAAAGVDDGVDFSSDGRGLPADSVEVAAYRAGSARTVESYDVDADRLIDGVASVFLFPLGDYGLLWVGSAGFASADRDALEILGRSVVAAFDRLAD